The nucleotide window ACCTGTCGAGCGCCGCGACCATCTGGGGATGGTCGAGCTGGCCGGTAATGCCCATCGAGCCGCTCAGGTCCAGCGGGCCGATGAACACGCCGTCGACGCCCGGAACCTCCAGAATCGCATCGATGTTGGCGATGGCATCCTTGTGCTCGATCTGCATCACCATGGCGATCTCTTCGTTGGCCGAGACGATGTACTCGGCGAAATCCATACCGTGCATGTTCGCCCGGCTGTAACCGTACCCGCGCACGCCTCGCGGTGGATACTTGCTCTCGCGGATCGCGGCCTCGGCCTCCGCGGCGGTCTTGACCATCGGGACGATCAGCCCGCGGGCCCCGGCATCCAGGACCCGGTGAATCCACACCGGATCGTTCAGCGGCAACCGCGCCACCGGCACGCAATCAAAACCGTCGATCGTGCGAAAAATGTGCGCCGTCGTCTCCAGGTCGATCGCCCCATGCTCCAGGTCAACGCAAACCCAATCGAATCCCGCCCGGGCAAAGATCTCGGCACAGGCCGGGTGCCCGATCTGCATCCATCCACCCAACGACAACTCTCGAGCAAGCAGCGCCCGACGCAACTTGTTTTTCATCACGACCTCCCCCCAATCACGGCCGGGTTAAGCAGATCCATCTCGCCGAAACGGCCGGCCTCGGCCAACCGTACGTTCTGCAGCGCCCGCTCGGCCATGCGGTTACACGCCTCGCGGGTGCTGCTGCCCACGTGCGGAGTCATCACTACGTTATCCAGCTTGCGAAGATCCTTCTCCGGGGCAACCGGCGCGTACGGCTCGGCCTCGAATACGTCCAATGCCGCTCCCGCCGGCCTGCCTTCCGACAGGGCGTCAAACAAAGCCGCCTCATCGAGCACCGCGCCGCGCGCCGTATTGATCAGCCACGCCCCGGCCGGGATCATCGCCAGCCGCTCGCGATTCATGAAGTGCCGCGTGGCCGGCGTGCTCGGAATGTGCAGGCTGACGAAATCGGCGGTCGCAACCGCCGCACCGTAATCCTTGCCTGTTTCGGCGAATCCGTATTCCGTTTTCATCCGCTCGATATCCAGGTCGGCCACATCGCATCCCACGACGCGCATCCCGAACCCTCGGGCCGCGATCCTCGCGACTCGTCGCCCAATGGGTCCGCAGCCGATCACGGCCAGCGTCTTGCCTGCCAGCTCGCTACCCACCATCGGCGCAAACCCGCCCTTCTTGACTTCCGCCGCAACCTTCGCCACGTGCCGCGCCGCCGCCAGAATCAAGGCGATCGTCATCTCGGCCACTGAATCGTCGAGGACACCGGGCGTATTGGTGCAGATCACGCCTCGAGCGGTCGCCTTGTCCTTGTCAATGCCGTCGTGTCCCACACCGAAGCGGGCGAGCACTGCGCCTGCCGGCAACGCCTCGTACAGCACTCCGGTGTACTTCTCCACGCCGACAATGACATGACGCACCCCCTGAG belongs to Phycisphaerae bacterium and includes:
- a CDS encoding aldolase/citrate lyase family protein, giving the protein MKNKLRRALLARELSLGGWMQIGHPACAEIFARAGFDWVCVDLEHGAIDLETTAHIFRTIDGFDCVPVARLPLNDPVWIHRVLDAGARGLIVPMVKTAAEAEAAIRESKYPPRGVRGYGYSRANMHGMDFAEYIVSANEEIAMVMQIEHKDAIANIDAILEVPGVDGVFIGPLDLSGSMGITGQLDHPQMVAALDRYRAACKSHKVSAGTHIVRPNEQNIRRAIDEGYTLIALGLDNVFLDEGSRASLKAAGR
- a CDS encoding NAD(P)-dependent oxidoreductase gives rise to the protein MNMIKVAVTATEFDKAAEVFRQAARVGVECLRAPAAEAELAVFVRAQGVRHVIVGVEKYTGVLYEALPAGAVLARFGVGHDGIDKDKATARGVICTNTPGVLDDSVAEMTIALILAAARHVAKVAAEVKKGGFAPMVGSELAGKTLAVIGCGPIGRRVARIAARGFGMRVVGCDVADLDIERMKTEYGFAETGKDYGAAVATADFVSLHIPSTPATRHFMNRERLAMIPAGAWLINTARGAVLDEAALFDALSEGRPAGAALDVFEAEPYAPVAPEKDLRKLDNVVMTPHVGSSTREACNRMAERALQNVRLAEAGRFGEMDLLNPAVIGGRS